One segment of Formicincola oecophyllae DNA contains the following:
- a CDS encoding right-handed parallel beta-helix repeat-containing protein, giving the protein MSLRKATVIALLKRRHAMAQCAMAGGVAALCALNAAPAAALAPGQQARQVDVVRAGAACNGLADDTAVFKRVFAALNKAGGGEVILPAGSKCTVNETLVAAAPIYVTGAGKHLSSLRMVAPHKDLLLWAGHYFGGGARHLSFFGPGPQGGVGLHVIGMADFQATDVNVAAFHDGFREDGAGGLRLTAVDVSHVGHDSFHIVGGPLQVLSNVTAFNNDDEPSNAGVHVEATGALHLVNASLDGQGWAVLVDPAGPQRPHAGWTSGQAFDIWIDGCDLDDSLHSGLLLNPGHGNLIHSVQMTSTRVGVSRGNGVEIGAGTAGGEPGIHNVVMTGDTIEGSRQDGLVVQNVHDLSVSNTQVIGNSVLQRGHSGVVVKGGDNIILNAITSGQWRNLPATQDYGLVVYTPQVSHIIVSNSILAGNVRAPYQFKGDAPAHVLLNNNYPRQPAP; this is encoded by the coding sequence ATGTCCCTCAGGAAAGCCACAGTGATTGCCCTGCTGAAACGCCGTCACGCCATGGCCCAGTGTGCCATGGCCGGGGGGGTTGCAGCGCTGTGCGCCCTCAACGCCGCTCCAGCCGCAGCTTTGGCCCCTGGACAGCAGGCGCGCCAAGTGGACGTGGTGCGGGCGGGGGCCGCCTGCAATGGCCTAGCTGACGATACAGCCGTTTTCAAGCGCGTGTTCGCTGCCCTTAACAAAGCAGGGGGTGGGGAGGTGATCCTGCCTGCTGGCAGCAAGTGCACCGTCAACGAAACCCTGGTGGCTGCTGCGCCTATCTATGTCACTGGTGCGGGCAAGCACCTTTCATCCTTACGGATGGTGGCACCCCACAAGGACTTGCTGCTGTGGGCTGGCCATTACTTTGGTGGTGGGGCACGCCACCTCTCCTTTTTCGGCCCTGGCCCCCAAGGGGGTGTTGGTTTGCACGTCATTGGCATGGCCGATTTCCAAGCGACTGACGTCAACGTGGCTGCTTTCCATGACGGCTTCAGGGAAGATGGCGCTGGGGGCCTGCGCCTAACGGCGGTGGATGTCTCCCATGTGGGGCACGACAGCTTCCACATTGTTGGCGGCCCCTTGCAGGTCCTTTCAAACGTAACGGCCTTCAATAACGATGACGAACCCTCCAACGCTGGCGTGCATGTGGAGGCGACAGGCGCCCTGCACCTGGTCAACGCCAGCCTGGACGGCCAGGGCTGGGCCGTTCTCGTGGATCCGGCAGGCCCCCAGCGCCCCCATGCCGGATGGACATCAGGGCAGGCGTTTGACATCTGGATTGATGGTTGCGACCTTGACGACTCCCTCCATAGCGGCCTGCTGCTGAACCCAGGCCATGGCAACCTTATCCACAGCGTGCAAATGACCTCAACACGTGTCGGGGTCTCACGCGGCAATGGGGTGGAAATCGGCGCTGGCACTGCAGGGGGGGAGCCTGGCATCCACAATGTGGTGATGACGGGCGACACCATCGAAGGCAGCCGGCAGGATGGCCTGGTCGTGCAGAATGTCCATGATCTTTCCGTCAGCAACACGCAGGTCATTGGCAATTCGGTTCTGCAACGGGGGCATTCCGGCGTTGTCGTCAAGGGTGGCGACAACATCATCCTCAACGCCATCACATCTGGCCAATGGCGCAACCTACCTGCCACGCAGGATTACGGGCTTGTGGTCTACACCCCCCAAGTCAGCCATATCATCGTCAGCAACAGCATCCTGGCGGGCAATGTGCGCGCCCCCTACCAGTTTAAGGGGGACGCACCAGCCCATGTGCTCCTGAACAACAACTACCCCCGCCAACCAGCACCCTGA
- a CDS encoding glycosyltransferase family 4 protein produces the protein MRVGVIVQGLFEKSDSIGYDAVLQHKLLRQAHDCTLYAETSNPALHPDVTIKGMDDFHRDFSGLDLVIYHFCDGWAEMDAFVLKRPEKFIVRWHNNTPPWFYVFKQKRFAQRSLQGFEVIADFAAAQVRLLTNSRFTSEQFAVLGGDRNRAEVVYPGSRYLFSPPEKFQNAGDRRGDVINVLFVGRFVAHKGHRNLIHVCDFIARHSPYHVNLHIVGRRDTALDEYNSEIEALSAASAAEVHVYGEVSEAKLYELYDTADVFLFLSEHEGFGLPVFEAMSRNLPLVAWRTSALDDLLESHPLAFKAFDIAHFAAAVLALKKPEVRARTLAIQQGFGALYALDVVKRQLLGAVGTLANDQQGPGALPAATAPQAEATPPAEGANHAFVRNALEEERARLPAVKGANAFLHDFSGHYVSKYDLKVFRTFFDEQQRNDINSMGNLAQGRVNAIDLAPEAFSLHHGEKKPDHLLIPAGAPHRKHIFFGPYADIKQGHYELDLVFAAQEGGSYPRIRVELASRTHGVFAVFTRRLPHTRGMAFHIPADDSDFEIRATSLDPIREDILFQKAVLRRAAPRDAVTVSAEAFTAPGAIHLKGALEFPAKAHAKGTVLLSGASGPLGKGPHILDMVFRNIGYQRPCPVVLQVRAHNPGGGEGPLLQKMEGDITQLRKVPLDVPRPGTRVVMEVAMLGAFEGDMVFEGAQITSNPPATNPKAKGLRKLTRLFRKK, from the coding sequence ATGCGTGTTGGCGTCATCGTGCAGGGGCTTTTCGAGAAAAGCGATTCAATTGGCTATGACGCTGTCCTCCAGCACAAATTGCTGCGGCAAGCGCATGACTGCACCCTTTACGCTGAAACCAGCAACCCGGCCCTGCACCCGGATGTCACCATCAAGGGCATGGACGACTTCCACCGCGACTTCAGCGGCCTTGACCTGGTCATCTACCATTTTTGCGATGGCTGGGCGGAAATGGATGCTTTCGTCCTCAAGCGCCCTGAGAAGTTCATCGTCAGGTGGCACAATAACACGCCGCCCTGGTTCTACGTCTTCAAGCAGAAGCGCTTTGCGCAGCGTTCGCTGCAGGGCTTCGAGGTCATTGCGGACTTCGCAGCTGCCCAGGTGCGCTTACTGACCAATTCCCGCTTCACCTCTGAACAGTTCGCTGTTCTGGGGGGGGACAGAAACCGCGCTGAAGTGGTCTATCCAGGCAGCCGCTACCTTTTCTCCCCGCCTGAAAAGTTCCAGAACGCTGGCGACAGACGGGGAGACGTCATCAATGTTCTTTTTGTGGGGCGATTCGTGGCCCATAAAGGGCACCGCAACCTCATCCACGTGTGCGACTTCATTGCGCGCCATTCCCCCTACCATGTGAACCTGCACATCGTGGGGCGCAGGGACACCGCCCTTGATGAATATAATAGCGAGATCGAGGCCCTGTCCGCGGCCTCTGCCGCTGAAGTGCACGTTTACGGCGAAGTCAGCGAGGCAAAGCTTTACGAACTTTACGACACCGCCGACGTTTTCCTGTTCCTGTCGGAGCATGAGGGCTTCGGCTTGCCTGTGTTTGAGGCCATGTCGCGCAATCTGCCTCTGGTGGCCTGGCGTACAAGCGCCCTTGATGACCTTCTGGAGTCCCACCCACTGGCTTTCAAGGCGTTTGATATAGCCCATTTCGCTGCAGCCGTGCTGGCCCTCAAAAAGCCTGAGGTGCGCGCGCGCACCCTGGCCATCCAGCAAGGGTTTGGCGCGCTCTACGCCCTGGACGTGGTCAAGCGCCAGCTTCTGGGGGCGGTGGGGACCCTCGCCAATGACCAGCAAGGCCCAGGCGCCCTACCAGCAGCCACAGCGCCACAGGCTGAAGCCACCCCCCCAGCTGAGGGTGCCAACCACGCCTTTGTGCGCAACGCCTTGGAGGAGGAGCGCGCGCGCTTGCCCGCCGTCAAAGGCGCCAATGCCTTCCTGCACGATTTCAGCGGGCACTACGTTTCCAAATACGACCTGAAAGTGTTCCGGACATTCTTCGATGAGCAGCAGCGCAACGACATCAACTCCATGGGTAACCTGGCCCAGGGGCGCGTCAACGCCATTGATCTGGCGCCGGAGGCCTTCAGCCTTCACCATGGCGAGAAAAAGCCTGACCACCTGTTGATCCCAGCAGGCGCGCCGCACCGCAAGCATATTTTCTTCGGCCCCTATGCTGACATCAAGCAAGGCCACTACGAACTCGACCTGGTGTTTGCAGCCCAGGAGGGGGGGAGTTATCCCCGCATCCGTGTTGAGCTGGCTTCGCGCACGCATGGGGTTTTCGCCGTGTTTACCAGGCGCTTGCCCCACACCAGGGGAATGGCTTTCCATATCCCCGCTGACGATAGTGATTTCGAAATCAGGGCAACCAGCCTCGACCCCATCAGGGAGGACATCCTGTTCCAAAAAGCGGTGCTACGCAGGGCTGCCCCGCGTGACGCCGTCACAGTCAGCGCTGAGGCCTTCACAGCCCCTGGCGCCATCCACCTTAAAGGGGCGCTTGAGTTCCCAGCCAAGGCTCATGCCAAGGGCACGGTCCTGCTCAGTGGCGCTAGCGGGCCCTTGGGCAAGGGGCCACACATTCTGGACATGGTTTTCAGGAACATTGGCTACCAGCGCCCCTGCCCCGTGGTGCTGCAGGTGCGTGCCCACAACCCTGGCGGGGGGGAGGGACCACTCCTCCAGAAGATGGAAGGGGACATCACGCAGTTAAGGAAAGTGCCCCTGGACGTGCCACGCCCTGGCACAAGGGTGGTGATGGAGGTAGCAATGCTGGGCGCTTTTGAAGGGGACATGGTGTTTGAAGGCGCCCAAATCACCAGCAACCCACCTGCCACCAACCCCAAGGCTAAGGGGTTGCGCAAGCTCACCCGCCTGTTCAGGAAGAAGTGA
- a CDS encoding 50S ribosomal protein L11 methyltransferase yields the protein MAPRFRGARHPKALETLSLTVPEEAVALYEAALLPHALTVGMFEADDEQKFWRLEAVREAGQDDGPLQAALMLAGLVSGESPAIVREATAPSGWIEKTRQAFPPQDIGKRFRIAGTHLENLPPSQRLTIRLDAGAAFGSGEHQTTRGCLVALEAMAWRKPARILDMGCGSGILAIGAAMLLNKPVLAVDIDPRSVEVTRENAALNHITPLVKAAVGDGWHTPAVRTHAPYDLVFANILARPLCRMAPALAGNLLAGGTAILAGLLVSQARQVITAHQAQGMILERIAADGPWCILTMRKGSVRTQRTKQRKGARRPKRAATPLR from the coding sequence ATGGCGCCACGTTTCAGGGGCGCGCGTCACCCCAAAGCCCTGGAGACACTCTCCCTCACTGTGCCTGAGGAGGCTGTGGCCCTTTACGAGGCCGCCCTGCTGCCCCATGCGCTGACGGTGGGCATGTTCGAAGCCGATGACGAGCAGAAGTTCTGGCGCCTGGAGGCAGTGCGCGAAGCTGGCCAGGACGATGGGCCGCTCCAAGCCGCCCTCATGTTGGCTGGCCTGGTCAGTGGCGAAAGCCCCGCCATCGTGCGTGAAGCAACCGCCCCCTCTGGCTGGATTGAGAAAACACGCCAGGCCTTCCCTCCCCAGGACATCGGCAAGCGTTTCCGCATTGCTGGCACGCACCTGGAAAACCTGCCGCCCAGCCAGCGCTTGACCATCCGCCTGGACGCTGGCGCGGCCTTCGGCTCTGGCGAGCACCAGACGACCCGCGGCTGCCTTGTAGCGCTGGAGGCCATGGCTTGGCGCAAGCCAGCGCGCATTCTGGACATGGGGTGCGGTTCAGGCATCCTGGCCATTGGGGCGGCCATGCTCCTCAACAAGCCTGTGCTGGCAGTGGACATTGACCCGCGTTCTGTTGAAGTCACGCGGGAGAATGCCGCCCTCAACCACATCACCCCTCTGGTGAAGGCGGCTGTGGGCGATGGCTGGCACACCCCTGCCGTGCGCACCCATGCGCCTTACGATCTGGTTTTCGCCAACATCTTGGCGCGCCCGCTGTGCCGCATGGCGCCAGCCTTAGCTGGTAACCTACTGGCTGGGGGCACGGCCATTCTGGCGGGGCTGCTGGTTTCGCAAGCGCGCCAGGTCATCACCGCCCACCAGGCGCAAGGCATGATTTTGGAGCGCATCGCAGCTGACGGTCCTTGGTGCATTCTGACCATGCGCAAAGGCAGCGTCCGCACTCAGCGCACTAAACAGCGCAAAGGCGCCAGGCGCCCCAAACGCGCTGCCACCCCTCTGCGCTGA
- a CDS encoding aminopeptidase P family protein encodes MKPGTQPTPPSQRQASAQPGGGGTLPGPLPLEQRPEAAQAALEAISIALVPTLGAPLDAYVVPRSDAWLGEYVPPADERLAWLTGFTGSAGAAVLHAHPSAGGLAGAVFSDSRYTTQMAQQAPEDLWTTHSSNPSDAEGGLAGHLGRLAQARTTKGPLLVGYDPTLTSAAMLKNWQGANPPERVRFTPAPNPVDAAWHDQPPPPAGSARFLKLDHAGERNRQKRARAGAALARAGAAAALLGDATSVAWLLNMRGDDLAMVPVTRAHALLHADGTAELFLQPERMSAPDRARLAAEGVSIHHPQAMAQRLQALAGQRVGVDPATVTLHLANLLEKAGAETVPLPDPTHPLRAVKNAVEQQGQRQAQLIDGVAIVRFLHALEGEGVGQSESALARRLDGLRLSHPQCVGLSFDTISATGPHAALPHYRALPGQDAILGNGALYLVDSGGQYPFGTTDITRTWWVGDATPPDDIMEAYTRVLKGHIALATLVFPAGTPGSLLDSFARAPLWAAGLDYGHGTGHGVGSYLSVHEGPHSITPGNRHVGFEAGMIVSNEPGYYRPGDFGIRTENLLLAVPAPFRGEGKAFLAFETLTLAPINRRLIKRGLLNSDELAWLDHYHGRVLSALTPRLEGQLRQESAQFGPGSQQVAETRAVLEWLERACAPLEGERT; translated from the coding sequence ATGAAACCCGGCACCCAGCCCACTCCCCCTTCACAGCGCCAGGCCAGCGCGCAGCCAGGCGGGGGTGGGACGCTGCCCGGCCCACTGCCCCTGGAACAGCGCCCCGAAGCAGCCCAAGCAGCCCTAGAGGCCATCAGCATAGCACTGGTCCCCACCCTTGGCGCCCCGCTGGACGCTTACGTGGTGCCGCGCAGTGACGCTTGGCTAGGCGAGTACGTCCCCCCCGCTGATGAGCGCCTGGCCTGGCTGACGGGCTTCACCGGCAGTGCTGGGGCAGCCGTCCTCCACGCCCATCCTAGCGCAGGCGGCCTGGCTGGCGCCGTGTTTTCAGACAGCCGCTACACTACCCAAATGGCCCAGCAAGCCCCAGAGGACCTCTGGACTACCCACAGCAGCAACCCAAGCGATGCTGAAGGCGGCCTGGCTGGACATCTGGGGCGCTTGGCCCAGGCGCGCACCACCAAAGGGCCGTTGCTGGTGGGTTACGACCCCACTTTGACCAGCGCCGCCATGTTGAAAAACTGGCAGGGCGCCAACCCCCCTGAACGGGTTCGCTTCACGCCAGCCCCCAATCCCGTTGACGCCGCCTGGCATGACCAACCACCACCACCAGCAGGGTCTGCGCGCTTTTTAAAGCTGGACCACGCTGGGGAGCGCAACCGCCAAAAGCGCGCCCGCGCTGGCGCTGCCCTGGCGCGCGCTGGCGCCGCAGCAGCCCTACTGGGGGATGCCACCTCCGTAGCGTGGCTGTTGAACATGCGCGGCGATGACCTGGCCATGGTGCCGGTGACGCGCGCCCATGCCTTGCTCCATGCTGACGGCACAGCGGAGCTTTTCCTCCAGCCAGAACGCATGAGCGCGCCAGACCGCGCCAGGCTGGCTGCTGAAGGGGTGAGCATCCATCACCCCCAAGCCATGGCCCAGCGCTTGCAGGCCTTGGCAGGGCAGCGCGTGGGGGTTGACCCTGCCACTGTCACCCTCCACCTGGCTAACCTTCTGGAGAAGGCAGGGGCTGAAACCGTGCCTTTGCCAGACCCAACCCACCCCTTGCGCGCCGTTAAAAACGCTGTGGAACAGCAAGGCCAGCGCCAAGCGCAGCTGATAGACGGCGTTGCGATAGTGCGCTTCCTCCATGCACTGGAAGGGGAAGGCGTTGGCCAAAGCGAAAGCGCCCTGGCACGCAGGCTGGACGGGCTGCGCCTCAGCCATCCCCAATGCGTTGGGCTGAGCTTTGATACCATCAGCGCCACTGGACCCCATGCGGCCCTGCCCCATTACAGGGCGCTGCCAGGTCAGGACGCCATTTTGGGCAATGGCGCGCTTTACCTGGTGGATAGCGGCGGGCAGTATCCCTTTGGCACCACGGACATTACGCGCACGTGGTGGGTGGGGGACGCTACCCCCCCTGATGACATCATGGAAGCCTACACGCGCGTTCTGAAAGGCCACATCGCTCTGGCCACCTTGGTGTTTCCAGCTGGCACGCCTGGAAGCTTGCTTGATTCCTTCGCGCGTGCGCCGCTTTGGGCCGCTGGGCTTGATTATGGCCACGGCACGGGCCATGGGGTGGGCAGTTATCTGTCCGTTCACGAAGGCCCCCACAGCATCACCCCAGGCAACCGCCATGTCGGCTTTGAGGCCGGCATGATCGTCTCCAACGAACCTGGCTATTACCGCCCAGGCGATTTCGGCATCCGGACAGAAAACCTGCTTCTGGCTGTCCCAGCCCCCTTCAGGGGGGAGGGGAAGGCGTTCCTAGCGTTTGAGACCCTGACCCTGGCCCCCATCAACAGGCGCCTCATTAAGCGCGGGCTTCTCAATAGTGATGAGCTAGCGTGGCTTGACCATTACCATGGCCGCGTTCTCTCAGCTTTAACGCCGCGCCTGGAAGGGCAGCTGCGCCAGGAAAGCGCCCAGTTCGGCCCTGGCAGCCAGCAGGTGGCTGAAACCCGCGCTGTCCTGGAATGGCTGGAGCGTGCCTGCGCCCCTTTGGAGGGGGAGCGGACTTAA